The proteins below are encoded in one region of Casimicrobium huifangae:
- a CDS encoding prepilin peptidase, producing the protein MQALFAQEPWLFLICAGVFGALIGSFLNVVIYRLPVMMEHAWQDELADAQGNEPAPRERFNLVVPRSRCGQCGHAVTALENVPIISWLALRGRCSACGTRISARYPLVEAATAALFVACAWHFGFTFQALAAMTFCAALVTLTGIDLDTQLLPDQLTLPLLWLGLLVNLFAMFAHLPDAVIGAAAGYLVLWSVYWLFKLVTGREGMGYGDFKLLGALGAWFGWQALPMLLLVSSVVGAVIGIAILLVQKKGRHTAIAFGPYLAIAGIITLFFGPLLRQLF; encoded by the coding sequence TTGCAGGCACTTTTCGCACAGGAGCCTTGGCTGTTCCTGATTTGTGCCGGCGTGTTCGGCGCGCTCATCGGCAGTTTTTTGAACGTCGTCATTTACCGCTTGCCGGTGATGATGGAACACGCCTGGCAAGATGAACTTGCCGATGCCCAGGGAAATGAGCCCGCCCCGCGCGAGCGATTCAATCTGGTCGTCCCGCGTTCACGTTGTGGCCAGTGCGGCCACGCCGTCACCGCCCTGGAAAATGTCCCAATCATTTCCTGGCTTGCCTTGCGCGGCCGCTGCAGCGCTTGCGGGACCCGCATCAGCGCCCGCTACCCGCTGGTTGAAGCGGCGACAGCCGCCTTGTTCGTTGCATGCGCCTGGCACTTCGGGTTTACCTTTCAGGCGCTCGCCGCGATGACGTTCTGTGCAGCGCTGGTCACCTTGACTGGCATCGATCTCGATACCCAGCTACTGCCAGACCAGCTGACATTGCCGCTCTTGTGGCTTGGCCTGCTGGTCAACCTGTTCGCGATGTTCGCGCACTTGCCGGATGCCGTGATCGGTGCTGCGGCAGGTTATCTGGTGCTATGGTCGGTCTACTGGCTGTTCAAGCTGGTTACCGGACGTGAAGGCATGGGTTATGGTGACTTCAAGCTGCTCGGAGCGCTCGGCGCCTGGTTTGGCTGGCAAGCGCTTCCCATGCTGCTGCTAGTGTCATCGGTGGTTGGCGCGGTAATTGGTATCGCCATCCTGCTGGTGCAGAAGAAGGGACGGCACACGGCGATCGCCTTTGGTCCGTACCTCGCGATCGCCGGCATCATCACGCTGTTCTTTGGTCCGCTGCTGCGGCAACTCTTCTGA